DNA sequence from the Schistocerca serialis cubense isolate TAMUIC-IGC-003099 chromosome 9, iqSchSeri2.2, whole genome shotgun sequence genome:
GAACGCTATTGGTCCCAGAACTTAACCCTGTGGGACGCTAGTCCATATTTACTCCCATTCAGAAGAAGATCCATCATGGAAGCTGCATAGCTGCAGGCTCTTCATTTCTTTAGCACAGACAAGCCCTGCGCTGATGTATTTTGATTACCTCAGCATACCTTCTCACATGCCACTGACCTGTATACCTTTAAAATTTGgttgatttttgaaattttttaaaacatattaagcgatcttaaaagtagttaaattaaaatttaaaacagtcttgatcgcaatcttgttaaaatatttctttgttgGAGTGAGTGACCAGTTTCGACTCTATTAACGAGTTATCTTCAGACTCCAGTAGCGatggatggacactgctagatgagttcTGTCGACCTTCGACGACAAAGAATTGTCTATCCACCGCtgctggagtctgaagatgactctttcatagagttgaaaccggtcactcactccaataaaaagtattttaacaagattgcggtCAAGACtctattaaattttaatttcatttcatctccTTTTGACGGTTGAAATGCACCCATTAAAAGTCACCTGTCAAGTATTCTGAATTTTTGGACTTATTGTGAATCGATAAATTATTGGAAAGATATTCCGTTCCCAGGTTCAGGACTGCTAAGCATACTACAGCCTTTGGCTGCCAAAGTGAAGGTACATCTGTTATCGATACTTTGGAGGTAAATTGGGCTGGCCAGTCAGATGCCTGCGTCTTAGAATTTGGTCGAAGCATGTCGTGTTGTACGCTAAAGAATAGAAATCTGCTTCCTGCACTTGGTATTGTCTTTTATGCCCGGTTGTCCTGTTGGTGGTCGTGATGGATCTTGATGGATGCAAGGGCTGGCATGTGAACGCCGCATGGTAAGCTGGGGTTACTTTCTGATGGTCATTCCCATGCTGTAAGCTTCATTAATTTATGGTGACGGCCAGGCAATGATAGTGTAGCTTGGGGTAacattctgttcgcaacactttcgtAGCTACGGATGTGCGGTCAGTGGCGTCCGGACTTAACTTCCATCGTTCAAAGAGTGAGATTATTTCCATGCTTGCATGACAGTATCAGTATTTCAGTTCTCCATCTGTGAAACAGCAGTATGGCATTGGTTCAGGACCTACGGTTTTATTATAACTGCTTTGAGTAGTCTAGAGTGTATGGAACTTTCTCTTGTCCTGATTCTCTTGGATCGTGGAACTTAACATCACATGGTCGATTATAAGACAAATGTAGTTTTGTTGTAGCTAGTGCCAATTGAGTACTTTGTTAATAGCAGGAATTTAACTGATTCACTTCGATTTCGCTTCATTGCACAGTCTTTTCTGCGTGGTATTGAACAGTtgcactttttttgtatttttatttgagtCATTGTTCGACTTGTGAAGAAGTTATTATGTACATTCCGTCTGCAGCGGAATTAATAGACGATACGAAAGAACTGCCATccgcaaaatttttttattactttgcaTGGCTTTACAGCCAGTAAGATAAGTCTGTGTTGGTGTGACTTCGAGACATTATGCTTTTCGGGACTTCGTTCGATGTCATTGTTATATTTAATGTCCTTTTTGTGGACAGGCGCTAGGCTTCCATACTGCGATGGCACGTCTCCATTGCAAGTGATCTACTTATAACGGAAGTAACACACTTATGAATCGTTGTAGGAAGCGACGAGGTCTAATTGTGGTCTTGGGTTCATCCAAATGCCCGTTCACGCTACCCTGTTTTTTTCCATTGTGCAGTCAATACACTTCTTACTTCGGAATATTTGAATTAAACAGTGGTCACATAATGTTAATAATCAATCTCGGGCCAAAATTTCGAGTAAAAAGGGTAATACTTTCAAGACATTTTACTTAAGTGACGTCTCTTAAGTCTTCAGTATAGTTCGAGGAAAAGCAGTTTGTGGCTTTCAGGGTCACCGATGATAAACTGCGTCttacaaagattaaaaaaaaattaagcaataaTTCTACAAAACTTCAATTTCCTTCCAGAAGCTCCGCGTAGCTCGCCAAAGGAAGGATGATTTTTCTTTGTGCCTACGCTAATGACGTTAATTACAGCCCTACAGAAAGAAGGACATTTCAGCAGGTGCTTTTTACCCACAGGCGGAGGCGGTGACGCTGGCAGCGTACAGCTGTTCATGGCTGCAGGCGAGCCCACGTTTCAAGCGCGCCCTGAGAATCCTCATgtgtcgcgctcagaagccgctgGTTCTCACCGCTGCGCACCTCTACCCCATGAGCAGGGAAGCATTCGTCTCGGTCAGTGCATAAAATATCACCATATGTATTGGAAATCAaccaaatatgttacatttatgttaTTTCTATATTTGCTTCTTGTCTTCAGTGAAGGACTGAATTCAGTTTTCTTTCATTAGCTAAGAAAATGAGAAAGAGGAAATATTTTAATGGTAGGAGCAGAGACGAGAATCAGCGTAATTCAGTAATTGTtggttccttactgacagtgactgTGGCAAGAAATACTTCATTTCAATACCAGTATTTGCCCTGTAATGCAATGATACTTCGGATGGTATCGGACTTCGAGAAATTAATCGAAAGTAAATGCAGTTTCCTTTATGAAACATGCAATGGGCATTCGAGGCTGCAGCAATGGTGGCCAATCAATAGCAACACCATAATTAGAAGCTCTCAACTTCGTAAAACAATCTAATATCCAGGTTAGGATAAgtgataataataatggtaaagaTGTTACAGTTTGAATCAgatataattaatttaatttacACAGAGATTAAACAAGATCACCTCCAGCTTTCCATGCAGACAGGAGGGGCTCCAGAAAGGAAAGGATACATGAAGCTGAGCCAGTCCCAATgttgaaacaaaaacaatatcGAAAAGGTTACAGATCTCATTTAAACTACAGACATTTGTAATATTATCTCGGAATTTGGGAAGCTGTGGACACTCTCCACAACATTCTATTATAGGTCAAAAGTCTCCtggctgatttgatgcggcccaccacgaattcctctcctgtgccaaactttttatTGAAGGTAACACTTATACCCTGTATCCTGAATTATTTGCTATCTATATTACAGTTTCGGTCTTCCCTTCCGGGTTTCATCGTGTACAGCTTCCTCAAGAACCATGGGAGTTGTTCCTTGAAATTCTGACTCGTGTCGCATCACCCTGCCACATCGTATAGTCAAAACTTTTTCACATGCCCCTCTCCTCGCTagttctgctgagaacctcctctTTTCTGATCCCACCAGCTCATTCAATTTCTAACATTCTTCTATGATACCACATCCCAGCCAGTTTGTTTCTGTTCTTTCCATTCTCTGTCACAGACTATGATTCACttacatacaacgctgtgctcccgATGTACATTCTCAATTTCCACAAATTAACGCCGATGTTTGGTAGTATTAGACTTGTTTTGACTATGAGtactctctttgcctgtgctagtctgcttctaatGTTCTTCTAGTTTTGTTCATCATTCGGAATTTTGCTTCCAAATTACAAAATTCCTTCACTTCAACTGACGAGTGGTCCCCCCTTTCGATGTTAAGTTTACCGatgttctcctttctgctacttctgataACTTCCGTCTTTCGTAGGTTCATTCTCATCCATAGTGCCTGCTCTTTAGAATACGGTTCGTTCCTTTCGACAAGTCCTCAAATTCTCTCTCTGTCACattgaggatggcaatgtcatcagcgtatcttagcattgataccctttcacacacagttttaatcccattctccacctttcttttatttccatcattgcttctcaaATGTTCCaacgtagagattgaacagtagcggtggAAGCCTACATTCCCGTCTTCTACTcgttctaatccgagcacttcgttcttggtattccactCTTAGTTTCCCTTGTtacttcttgtacatattttatgttaCCCGTCTTCCCCTAGAGCTTACACTTATTTTGCTAGCGTTTCagatattttgtattattttttaaattgtcaaactTTTTCTAGGTTGAAAAATCCTATATCTTGTCTTAATTCTGCTTGTTTTGAGTCTTTTATCAAGTGCAACGTAAGAACTGATTTAGTGGCGCGCTTTGTCTTTCCTAAGGCCAAAATAATCACCCAACAGATCCTCAATTGTCTTAgaaaagcaaaaaatgaaaaagaacctgACACGTGAATTCCACATAAGGTAACAACCTGAAATTTTAGCTTCCCACGAACCAACACAGTTAGCGCGACAGGTGGGGCAATGGTTAACATGCAGATCTCATATTCATGAAGATGGCAGTGGCAAAGCCCATCTGATCATCCAGATCAAGTTTTTCTGTGTTTAGGTAGTTCGTTGAGggcgaatgctgggatggctcTGCTGGAAGAGCATTTCCCTACTCGGCTTCTTGAATTTTTTAACTCAAACTGGCACAAATGGAAACTTTTGGTGATTTCCCCTTActgtcctctctcccccccccccccccaccccgccacaCACATACACATCCTCCTGGCGTAATGGCCCAAGATTcagtgtaattttctttttgtatcaCAGATGTCAGAGTGCTCAAGCCCATTATGAGAACCTGACAATCACTTCTGGTGGTTTCCCCGATATTATTTGTCGAAAGATTTGTAGGTGAATAGAAGTCAACAtgcttcaaatatatttaaaaataaaactgcGTTTTTATTTCAAGcaactaaaattaataaatattggtAAAGAAAACAAAACTCATCCAGGGCCAGAACAAACACACTCAGCCatttctctttccttctgcttATGGATTTTAAGCCCGTATTGTAAGTACTGAAAAGTATCCCTATTCGTAGAACTACGGTTTTTTGAATAATGTATACAGGGAGCTTTGTTTTGCATTGATTATTACTGTCAGctgtatcttaaattgcaacactgtTATATTAATCCCTTTCCTATTACTGGCAAAGACTCCAAGATCACATCTGAAACTTTGAAATGAAATACAGCGTCAGCTTTGCACACACAACAACGATATCACAGATAACGTATGTACTAGACAGCTCCATAAGATGTAACTGTGGAGGAAAATATTCTTAATTACCTCTTGTAATAATTAACTCTAAATTCTTGTGGTTTCTATACGACAGTACTGCTTACTCGGCATGAAAAACTATAATTATGGAACAACAAGCAATGCCGCGCATCTGCTTTAGAAGCATCGTGACATTCATGCAAGCTGCGGAGCACTATGAATCCACAAAGATTAATTATGTAACGACAAAATAAAAGTACCTTGTTGATAGTTGCTCTCTCCTCACGTAAAAATCCTGATCCACTAAAAAACCTgatccagtttgtctgacgataCTTAGCGGAAAGAGGATCTTTTGGAATTTTAATATAGGCTGGTACATTTATGTGTTTCCTAAACTGTCTCCTAATACGAATAGTTTAATTCAATGTCTTTCGAGAGAATTAGATATTTTACTCTTTAGAGGACTATACTTTGCTAGGAACATTTGTGATTcggtaaaactgtgtgccagaaggGTACTGAAACCAAGTTATCTGTCTCTGTGAGTAGAACAGGCCTCACTGAAATGTTGAATTGTGCATTTCGTAGTAAACTCCTTTCAGTAGGTAAGTATCAGTCTACAGGTCTCATCTTGGTTTAAATTTTTAACTTGTCACTAATTCTCACGTTTAGTTGATCACCTCTTGCACTTCTGGTATGTATTTTTGGCGAAATGTTTGATAGTTTGTTTACACTGCAATAGGACTTCAATTTGTATCCAGGAACATTATTGAAATCTCAATGCTTAGCGTTGCAGAAGTATCGCAGCGACAGTACGAAACCGGAGAGTTACTGTATGTCCAGCTTGAACAGAATGTTATCCGTAGCTACTCTGAATTCATGTGCCACATACTGTGTCCCTAATGTCTTAAGTCGAAATGAGACAGCTAATCAAAGGACTCTATAAAAACTGATTGAATGTGGAAATCTAAAACATGGAAATTTCTATCTAATCCTCAATGCTGTAGGAGTTAAGGAAGAACATGTGAGAATTAAGTGAACCACTTCTTCACATTTCAAGAAAAACATAAGCCAAAACTTGACCAAACAAAAAAGCGATCGTATTTTGTACACACAGATGCAGATGCGAAACGTGATTACTCACAGATGGTAACTGGGGCAGAAATGCTTTCTACATTACATGCATGAACAACATTCTACACTTCAAAAGGCTTAAGTGGGCGAAGGGTGACATTATTTGGTGAAATCCTTCACAATTGTACATTTCAAAGCCTCGTTCACAAATGATGTTTCTTCATTTCCCTGTCTGCTGTAATTATAAGCCTGAAAATGCCATAATTTgaacacaaaaatataaattgAAAAGATACAAACTAAATGAACAGAACTGTGTTACACTTCTTAAACGATGGATGTCAACTACCACTTGGCAAAAATCTTACTGTTAAAATTAGTAGTAACTGTCATTAACAACAAAACTATTCCCTTGAGTTTGTATGCAAACAAATTGGTCTACTATTCAGTACTTTGAACATCTATTATTGGTTTGAATGATCCAATGACAAGCATATTACCATTGTGAGCaggaaattttgtttttttataaGCACTGTTTAAACTTACCTGTCATCTGTTGCACTACAATACAGAAATTTAGGAACAACCTCCATTTACAGATATATTTCAATGAGGACTACCTCATCTACTTACATATTTCTGTTGGTTTCTTTTTTTCAGGTGGTGAATGCATCATATTCATTCTATGCATTGTTGGGTCAGATGAATAGACGATAGACTTGGTCGCTATTTTGAAATCAGATCACCACTGGTTTATGATACATATGGATTTTAATAAATGTACCCATATATTTCAAAACCTCTTTCACTAAAGGCGTTACCAATGTAGTAAAATGAGTCAAATTTCAGATGATTACATATGAATATAAGAACTGAATAGATACAAGCTAAATGAAGACATAATACTAAAATTTCTCAAAGGATATAAGTAACTTAAAATTGTGTAAAACTATTTGCCAAAGTTTTAGTAATTTTTGGTAATGAGGGATGTATCTTCctgtactgaaaataaacaaagaatatttacttAAATGGGaagtaacaaataatatttgtgTCTAAGTTTCTACTATCTGAAtatgaatttcaaatatttttgtctTGAAAGAAATTGTTAATGTTACAATATAAGGAATTTGATATGAGAAACTGTTTGCAGATGTAATCAATTATTTAAGATGCTTTCATTGAAATTTTAATTACGCTTATAATTTCTTCTCCTTGATAGATAATATAATACAGTTAGTTCATCTGATTATTCCAGATCAACTGGGATTTCACCATTTCAATTCTAATTTAAAAAGGTGTAGGAGTTTATAGAAATGTAAGTTACATTAAACTGTAAAGTCTATGTCTTTGTGCTGGTGTTCTGACCATTGCACTACATGTAACTAAAAGAGTTTGTAGTCCTAAAGCATTTGATCACGAATTTCTTGTGATAATAGCTCAGTTGTTATTGCTGTAATTgaacttaaatttaatttttactgtctTCAAATTAGTAATATTATTTGAAACTATGGAAAAGCTATggatttcatttattttcatttttatctctATACATTGTAAGCCTGAATTATTATAGTTGGTGAAATATGTAATTATAGTTATTGATACATTTTAATTTCAGTTGTGAATAATCTGTGTTCTTTTGATCAATTATTTGACACAACACCATTTGTCTATATCTTAAACTAGAACATATTGTTGCAACAGGGAAGTATAGGAAACTAAAACATGTTATCTAAATCACATTCTTGGATACTTATCTAATTATCAGTATCTTTCTGAACGAAGGTATCAATACTAGATTGTAATACACCAGTAAAGATACTGTATGAAACTGATTGTTTCTATTCTAGTCATAATCACACCATGTCAATAGCTGGGCAAATAAAGAAGCCTTTCCTGTATTGGCATGAATGGTATATATTTTTTACAGTATGAAATTGATTTACTTTACTCTCAAAATGGACTTACTTACTGACAACATTGTGGTTAACCCCTTGAATTAAACCAATAATTATGTTTCTGGTAATAGAACTACGATACAAGCAGTTATATAATGAACTGCATGCATTTCCTGCATATCAGTATACACTGAACAGATTGGAAGGAACATCACAACATAACAAATTGATTCTACAAATACCTTTAGATATGGTGCATTTCTGAAAAGTTTCTAATAACAAATATATTTTAAGGTATTTAATATGCTGATCAAAGTAAGATGAGTAGGCTTCAACAAGGAACTGGACTTCAATAATCACATTATTACAAAAATCGACAATATACTCACAAGAAATTTTTCTAGTATAAGATTTGTTTAATTTCCTATCAAATGCATATTATGTAAGAGCAACAAAACATAATTGTAGGTATGATTATGAATTGTGTCTGCCTAAAAGAGccatataattatataattatataaatGTGTATAACAAAGTTTAGAAATAGTACCAGCATAGTACATTGAACAGTCAAATGAGACAGTATATTATGCTTAGTTAAAAAAGCATTTAAAGTTAAATAGTAACACTATCAAACCAATATAGTTACTACAATATTTTCGGAAAGAATGAGAACAATGTACATTATGCTACAGTATAAAGCTATTTCTTAATGTTGTAATTATGTGTGGTGAAATCAGCCATCTAACAGTTAATTCAACGTCATTCCTTAGAAACATTATATATTATGGATGTGAAAACCATTAGATGTCAATATTGTTGTAATCCTGCTACTAACTCACTTTaattcacaaattttcatctggcaAAGTATGTTATTAATCTGAGAGGTCAGCATAACTCTTTGCAATTGAAATTTCCTCTAGTTCTTGGTATT
Encoded proteins:
- the LOC126418479 gene encoding odorant receptor Or2-like, with translation MQFCFSVLSICVTLFQATYSTDFSSVLKCACFLPVPTGQIFLYCWGAHNITEQAEAVTLAAYSCSWLQASPRFKRALRILMCRAQKPLVLTAAHLYPMSREAFVSVVNASYSFYALLGQMNRR